From a region of the bacterium genome:
- the fabF gene encoding beta-ketoacyl-ACP synthase II, translating to MRHRVVVTGLGVISPIGNSVPLFFSSLLQGKSGIEEIKAFDTTGYSTRIGGEIKDFNADGILSEKEKRRFSLFIQYGLAATQEAIIDSGISLSQEDLRRIGVLVGSGIGGLDVLEREHSVLLKDGSKRVSPFLIPMMIIDMASGVISIKFGFSGPNLAIATACATSTHTIGEAFRLIQYGSADVMVCGGCEGAITPLGLAGFCAARALSTRNNEPQKASRPFDGERDGFVMSNGAGILILENESHAKKRGVNIYAEIVGYGMSADAYHITAPKEDGSGASLCMENALADANISIDKISCINAHGTSTKLNDKAETLAIKNVFGDYSYKIPITANKSMTGHLLGGAGAIEAIASCLTIKNNIIPPTINYEYKDPDCDLDYVPNIAKEAKIDYVLSNSFGFGGHNASIVFKRYE from the coding sequence GTGAGACATAGGGTTGTTGTAACAGGGCTTGGTGTTATAAGCCCTATTGGAAATTCTGTTCCTCTGTTTTTCTCCTCTCTCCTGCAAGGAAAATCTGGAATAGAAGAAATAAAAGCCTTTGATACAACAGGGTATTCAACAAGGATAGGAGGGGAGATAAAGGATTTTAATGCTGATGGAATTCTCTCTGAAAAAGAAAAGAGAAGGTTCTCTTTATTCATTCAGTATGGGCTAGCTGCTACGCAAGAAGCCATTATAGATTCGGGCATTTCTCTTTCTCAAGAGGATCTAAGAAGAATTGGTGTCCTTGTTGGCTCAGGGATTGGAGGGCTTGATGTATTAGAAAGGGAGCATAGCGTTTTGCTCAAAGATGGTTCAAAGAGGGTATCGCCTTTCCTTATTCCAATGATGATAATAGATATGGCATCTGGTGTTATTTCAATAAAATTTGGCTTTTCTGGTCCAAATCTGGCAATAGCTACAGCCTGCGCTACATCAACACATACCATTGGCGAGGCGTTCAGACTAATTCAATATGGGTCAGCTGATGTTATGGTTTGTGGTGGTTGCGAAGGAGCCATTACACCACTTGGTCTTGCTGGATTTTGTGCTGCAAGGGCATTATCTACAAGGAATAATGAACCACAAAAGGCATCCAGGCCATTTGATGGAGAAAGGGATGGTTTTGTAATGTCAAATGGTGCCGGGATTCTTATTTTAGAAAATGAAAGCCATGCAAAAAAGAGAGGTGTAAATATTTACGCAGAGATTGTAGGTTATGGAATGAGTGCAGATGCATACCACATTACAGCTCCAAAGGAGGATGGAAGTGGAGCATCACTATGTATGGAAAATGCCCTTGCTGATGCAAATATTTCTATAGACAAAATTTCCTGCATAAATGCACATGGAACATCAACAAAATTGAATGATAAGGCAGAAACCCTGGCAATAAAAAATGTATTTGGTGATTATAGCTATAAAATTCCAATAACGGCAAATAAGTCTATGACAGGCCATTTATTGGGAGGAGCAGGTGCAATTGAGGCCATTGCCTCTTGCCTTACTATAAAGAACAATATAATTCCTCCAACAATAAACTATGAATATAAAGACCCTGATTGCGACCTTGATTATGTTCCGAATATTGCAAAAGAGGCAAAGATAGATTATGTCCTTTCAAATTCATTCGGCTTTGGCGGACACAATGCCTCTATTGTTTTTAAGAGATATGAATAA
- the hslU gene encoding ATP-dependent protease ATPase subunit HslU translates to MKLTPSEIVAELDKYIIGQKEAKKAVAIAMRNRYRRISLPDELKDEVCPKNIIMIGPTGVGKTEISRRVSQLADLPFLKVEATKFTEVGYVGRDVESMIRDLVNITVNMIKAREYELTKDKAASFVEERLISLLLPAGKQEPKEETREKIRQMLKRGEMEKRLIEIESKETPPMVEVFAMPGMENIFDSGLFESLSNILPGKKKRKKISVEEARNILLVEETEKLIDHDKVVKEAIKKVEEEGIIFLDELDKICGNDKSYGPDISREGVQRDLLPIVEGSTVMTRYGPVKTNHILFIAAGTFASSKPSDLIPELQGRFPIRVELSSLKKEDFKLILTMPKNALIKQYKALLETEGIELVFPEEAIDEMAGITALVNERTEDIGARRLYTIMEKLLEDISFQAPNIAEKKVIIDPSYIREKLEKIIEDKDLSQYIL, encoded by the coding sequence ATGAAGCTTACACCATCTGAGATTGTAGCCGAGCTAGATAAATATATCATCGGACAAAAAGAGGCAAAGAAGGCTGTAGCTATTGCTATGCGCAATAGGTATAGAAGGATAAGCCTTCCCGATGAGCTAAAGGATGAGGTTTGTCCAAAGAATATCATTATGATAGGACCAACAGGCGTTGGAAAAACAGAAATCTCCAGAAGGGTTTCCCAGCTTGCTGACCTTCCGTTCTTAAAGGTTGAGGCAACAAAGTTCACAGAGGTAGGATATGTTGGCAGGGATGTAGAATCTATGATAAGAGACCTTGTAAATATCACAGTAAATATGATAAAGGCAAGGGAGTATGAGTTGACAAAGGATAAGGCAGCCTCTTTTGTTGAGGAAAGGCTTATCTCCCTCCTCCTTCCAGCAGGAAAACAAGAGCCAAAGGAGGAGACAAGGGAAAAGATAAGACAGATGCTTAAAAGGGGAGAAATGGAAAAAAGGCTTATTGAAATTGAATCAAAGGAGACACCTCCAATGGTTGAGGTATTTGCTATGCCAGGAATGGAAAATATCTTTGATTCTGGTCTATTTGAAAGCCTTTCTAATATCCTTCCAGGAAAGAAAAAGAGAAAGAAAATATCTGTGGAGGAGGCAAGAAATATTCTTTTGGTTGAAGAAACAGAAAAGCTTATTGACCATGATAAGGTTGTTAAAGAGGCTATAAAAAAGGTTGAGGAAGAGGGCATAATATTTCTTGATGAGCTTGATAAAATTTGTGGCAATGATAAAAGCTATGGGCCAGATATTTCAAGGGAGGGTGTTCAAAGGGACCTTCTTCCTATTGTTGAAGGCTCAACGGTTATGACAAGGTATGGCCCTGTAAAAACAAACCACATTTTGTTTATTGCGGCAGGGACATTTGCTAGCTCAAAGCCATCTGATTTAATCCCTGAGCTTCAGGGAAGATTTCCCATAAGGGTTGAGCTTTCATCATTAAAAAAGGAGGATTTTAAGCTTATCCTTACAATGCCAAAGAATGCCTTGATAAAACAATATAAAGCCCTCCTTGAAACAGAAGGCATAGAGCTTGTTTTTCCAGAGGAGGCAATAGATGAGATGGCAGGGATTACAGCCCTTGTTAACGAAAGGACAGAGGATATAGGGGCTAGGAGGCTATATACAATTATGGAAAAGCTTTTAGAGGATATTTCATTTCAAGCACCAAACATTGCTGAGAAGAAGGTTATAATAGATCCTTCCTATATCAGGGAGAAACTAGAAAAGATTATAGAAGATAAGGATTTGAGTCAATATATCTTGTAA
- the atpD gene encoding F0F1 ATP synthase subunit beta, which yields MGTGKVNQVIGPIVDVLFEKGDIPPIYNSLHIQKDEDILVVEVAQHLGDSIARTIALGSTDGIRRGMLAIDTGGPIKVPVGKGILGRMIGVLGNPIDEMGEVKAEAYHPIHKTPPSFEEQETVREMFETGLKSIDLLAPLSKGGKAGLFGGAGVGKTVLVMELIRNVAEQHGGFSVFAGVGERTREGNDLYLEMKESGVLSKTALVYGQMQESPGSRFRVGLSALTVAEYFRDMGGADILLFIDNIFRFIQAGSEVSALLGRIPSAVGYQATLGTDMGALQERITSTKKGSITSVQAIYVPADDLTDPAPATTFTHLDASIVLSRQIAELGIYPAVDPLDSTSRILTPDIVGIEHYTVARNVQKVLQRYKDLKDIIAILGMDELSEEDKLMVERARKIQKFFSQPFFVAEVFTGRKGRYVPIKETVAGFKMIIDGELDDVPEQAFYMVGNIDEVKEQYKKL from the coding sequence ATGGGAACAGGTAAAGTTAATCAAGTAATAGGCCCTATTGTGGATGTTCTCTTTGAAAAGGGCGATATCCCACCAATCTATAACAGCCTTCATATCCAAAAAGATGAGGATATTCTTGTTGTTGAGGTAGCCCAACACCTTGGAGATAGTATTGCAAGAACAATAGCTTTAGGATCAACCGATGGCATAAGAAGGGGGATGCTTGCAATTGATACAGGAGGACCCATAAAGGTTCCTGTTGGCAAAGGTATACTGGGAAGGATGATTGGTGTATTGGGAAACCCTATAGATGAAATGGGAGAGGTAAAGGCAGAGGCATACCATCCTATTCATAAAACGCCACCCTCTTTTGAGGAGCAGGAGACTGTAAGGGAGATGTTTGAAACAGGGTTAAAATCCATTGACCTTTTAGCTCCACTTTCAAAGGGAGGAAAGGCAGGTTTGTTCGGCGGTGCAGGCGTTGGAAAAACCGTCCTTGTAATGGAGCTTATAAGGAATGTTGCAGAGCAACATGGTGGTTTTTCTGTATTTGCTGGCGTTGGAGAGAGAACAAGGGAGGGAAATGACCTATATCTTGAAATGAAAGAATCCGGCGTTCTTTCTAAAACAGCCCTGGTTTATGGCCAAATGCAGGAATCCCCTGGTTCTAGATTTAGGGTTGGTCTTTCTGCCTTAACCGTTGCTGAGTATTTCCGCGATATGGGAGGTGCCGATATTCTTTTGTTTATTGATAATATCTTTAGGTTTATCCAGGCAGGAAGTGAGGTTTCTGCCCTTTTGGGAAGGATTCCCTCTGCTGTTGGATACCAGGCAACATTAGGAACCGATATGGGTGCTTTGCAGGAGAGGATAACTTCAACAAAGAAGGGCTCAATTACATCTGTCCAGGCAATCTATGTCCCTGCAGATGACCTTACAGACCCAGCACCTGCAACAACATTCACCCATCTTGATGCAAGCATTGTTTTATCAAGGCAGATTGCAGAGCTTGGAATATACCCTGCTGTTGACCCATTGGATTCTACATCCCGTATTTTAACCCCTGATATTGTGGGAATTGAGCATTACACAGTTGCAAGAAATGTCCAGAAGGTTCTTCAAAGATACAAAGACCTTAAGGATATTATTGCTATACTTGGAATGGATGAGCTTTCTGAAGAGGATAAGCTTATGGTTGAAAGGGCAAGGAAGATTCAGAAATTCTTCTCCCAGCCATTCTTTGTTGCAGAGGTATTTACAGGAAGAAAGGGAAGATATGTTCCCATTAAGGAAACCGTTGCCGGGTTTAAAATGATAATAGATGGAGAGCTTGATGATGTTCCTGAGCAGGCATTCTATATGGTTGGAAATATTGATGAAGTTAAGGAACAGTACAAGAAATTGTAA
- the acpP gene encoding acyl carrier protein, translated as MENEIFERVKKIIIDQLGVQESQITMEASFVDDLGTDSLDTVELVMALEDEFGLEIPDEDAEKITSVGDTVRYIKEKKGET; from the coding sequence ATGGAAAACGAGATATTTGAAAGGGTAAAAAAGATAATAATTGACCAGCTAGGGGTGCAAGAATCCCAGATTACTATGGAGGCTTCATTTGTTGATGACCTCGGAACAGACAGCCTTGATACGGTTGAGCTTGTAATGGCACTGGAAGATGAATTTGGTCTTGAAATTCCAGATGAGGATGCCGAGAAGATAACAAGCGTTGGCGATACCGTTAGATATATCAAAGAAAAGAAAGGTGAGACATAG
- a CDS encoding PTS sugar transporter subunit IIA: MKLSEILSKDNLVLNLKSKKKDDVLKEMVSFFSKNNEIDENEVLKGILAREEVMSTGLGQGVAIPHTKAESTKDLIVLFGRLKEGIDFKSIDGEPVYLIFMVVVPQDATVSQVKILAKISRLLKHNYIREKLKVLKTKEEIIDFISQEEERHIPH, encoded by the coding sequence ATGAAATTATCTGAAATTCTTTCAAAGGACAATTTGGTTCTTAATCTTAAGTCAAAGAAGAAGGATGATGTTTTAAAGGAGATGGTTTCTTTTTTCTCAAAGAATAATGAAATTGATGAGAATGAGGTTTTAAAAGGCATTTTGGCAAGGGAGGAGGTAATGAGCACAGGCTTAGGTCAGGGTGTTGCTATTCCCCATACAAAGGCAGAAAGCACAAAGGACCTTATAGTTTTATTCGGAAGACTAAAAGAGGGAATAGATTTTAAAAGTATAGATGGAGAGCCTGTTTATCTCATATTTATGGTTGTTGTTCCACAGGATGCTACTGTCTCCCAAGTAAAGATATTGGCAAAAATTTCAAGGCTCCTTAAGCATAATTATATCAGGGAGAAGCTTAAGGTATTAAAAACAAAAGAAGAAATCATTGATTTTATTAGTCAAGAAGAAGAAAGACATATTCCTCATTAG
- the rnc gene encoding ribonuclease III, whose protein sequence is MNKEKILAGFQKNIGISFLNPLVLEKALTHSSYDRENNNERLCFLGDSVLNMITASYLFEKFGDFSEGFLTKMKANMVSRRQLVQWARNIELGKFLFLSNGEEKTGGRKKTSILAEAIEALVGAIFIDSGIENAKLFIMKHIECHKEEILDYKSSLQEIVQRKDGSLPIYKLIEKSGQDHKPIFSVSVSVDGMVEAGKGKSKKEAEEDAARKLLKKIKREV, encoded by the coding sequence ATGAATAAAGAGAAAATTCTTGCTGGGTTTCAAAAAAATATTGGGATCTCATTTTTAAACCCCCTTGTTTTAGAAAAGGCACTTACACATAGCTCTTATGATAGAGAGAATAACAATGAAAGGTTATGCTTTCTTGGAGACAGTGTTTTAAATATGATAACAGCCTCTTATCTCTTTGAAAAATTTGGAGATTTTTCAGAAGGCTTTCTTACAAAGATGAAGGCAAATATGGTTAGTAGGAGGCAACTTGTCCAATGGGCAAGAAATATTGAGCTGGGAAAATTTCTGTTTTTAAGCAATGGAGAGGAGAAAACAGGTGGACGGAAAAAGACCTCTATATTGGCAGAGGCAATTGAGGCATTGGTTGGTGCTATTTTTATTGATTCTGGAATAGAAAATGCAAAGCTATTTATAATGAAACACATTGAGTGTCACAAAGAGGAAATTTTGGATTATAAATCCTCTCTTCAGGAGATTGTTCAAAGAAAAGATGGAAGCCTTCCAATATATAAGCTTATTGAGAAATCTGGACAAGATCATAAACCCATATTTAGTGTTTCTGTTAGCGTGGATGGGATGGTTGAAGCAGGAAAAGGTAAAAGCAAAAAAGAGGCAGAAGAGGATGCTGCAAGAAAATTATTAAAAAAGATTAAAAGGGAGGTATAA
- the mobB gene encoding molybdopterin-guanine dinucleotide biosynthesis protein B has protein sequence MNAISIVGKKNSGKTTLLLGIIKELKERGYSVGIIKHIHHNLEISDFDKEEKDTFKHFKGGADIVAASSNKLFALFQNLSEEKTIEDLMSFFSDVDIVLTEGFKGEKMPKIEIARDEPICKKEDNLIAIVSNKDFRLDIPCFKPNDYPKIANFIEGFIKKRHCDETGLFIDGKKIPLNRFVQRVFKEAIFGMIRALDDIPSPFKKIKITIDNRNNGDL, from the coding sequence ATGAATGCTATCTCCATTGTAGGAAAAAAGAATAGTGGAAAGACAACCCTTCTTTTAGGCATTATCAAGGAGCTAAAGGAAAGGGGATACTCTGTTGGAATAATAAAACATATCCATCACAACCTAGAAATTTCTGATTTTGATAAGGAGGAAAAGGATACATTTAAACATTTTAAAGGAGGGGCTGATATAGTAGCCGCCTCTTCCAATAAGCTCTTTGCATTATTTCAAAATTTATCAGAAGAAAAAACAATTGAAGATTTAATGTCCTTTTTTTCTGATGTAGACATTGTTCTTACAGAGGGATTTAAGGGAGAAAAGATGCCAAAGATTGAGATAGCAAGAGATGAACCCATTTGTAAAAAGGAAGATAATCTTATTGCCATTGTCAGCAACAAAGATTTTAGGCTTGACATTCCTTGTTTTAAGCCAAATGATTATCCAAAAATTGCCAATTTTATTGAGGGCTTTATTAAGAAAAGGCATTGTGATGAAACAGGGCTTTTTATTGATGGAAAAAAGATTCCTTTAAATAGGTTTGTCCAAAGGGTCTTTAAAGAGGCGATATTTGGAATGATAAGGGCATTGGATGACATTCCTTCGCCTTTTAAAAAAATTAAAATTACAATTGACAATAGAAACAATGGAGATTTATAA
- the alr gene encoding alanine racemase yields MNNSWVEVDLSAILYNISCIKKITSSKILAVVKADAYGHGAIEVAKAIKDRVDMLGVFSIDEGIALRNKGIKKPILILGPSQASCAKDIINYELTPAVFTEEMLEALSSKAKKPINIHIKIDTGMWRIGVPYKDAPLFIEKAIAYPNIKVRGIFSHLATSYLKDKSYAKEQFERFSYVLKSLSQKKINIPMRHIAASAGILDLSQMHLDMVRPGILLYGLFPSKEVEKKFLPKEAMSFKTRIAFLRKIPKGSGISYGQIYITDKEATIAVIPVGYSHGLRRALSNKGYVLIRGKRAKMVGTICMDMTMIDVSDIPDASIGDEVVIFGKQGEGFISIDELADACNTINYEIITGINPSLSRIYKK; encoded by the coding sequence ATGAATAATTCTTGGGTTGAAGTAGACCTTTCAGCAATTCTCTATAACATTTCTTGTATCAAAAAGATAACATCTTCAAAAATCTTGGCTGTTGTCAAGGCTGATGCCTATGGACATGGAGCAATTGAGGTTGCAAAGGCTATAAAGGATAGGGTTGATATGCTTGGGGTTTTCTCTATTGATGAGGGAATAGCATTAAGGAACAAGGGAATAAAGAAGCCCATTCTTATTTTAGGACCTTCCCAAGCCTCTTGTGCAAAGGATATAATAAATTATGAGCTTACACCAGCTGTATTTACAGAAGAAATGCTTGAAGCACTTTCATCAAAAGCAAAGAAGCCAATAAATATTCATATAAAGATAGATACAGGGATGTGGAGGATTGGCGTTCCTTATAAAGATGCACCTTTATTTATTGAAAAGGCAATTGCCTATCCGAATATCAAAGTAAGGGGAATATTTTCTCACCTTGCAACATCGTATTTAAAGGACAAATCTTATGCTAAAGAGCAATTTGAAAGGTTTTCCTATGTCCTAAAAAGCCTTTCTCAAAAAAAGATAAATATTCCGATGAGGCATATTGCCGCATCTGCTGGAATTTTAGACCTTTCCCAAATGCACCTTGATATGGTAAGGCCTGGAATATTACTTTATGGCTTATTTCCTTCCAAAGAGGTAGAGAAAAAATTCTTGCCAAAGGAAGCAATGTCATTTAAAACAAGGATAGCATTCTTAAGGAAAATTCCAAAAGGCTCTGGGATATCCTATGGCCAAATATATATTACAGACAAAGAAGCCACAATTGCTGTTATTCCTGTAGGATATTCCCATGGATTAAGGAGGGCTTTATCAAATAAGGGTTATGTTCTTATAAGGGGAAAAAGGGCAAAGATGGTCGGGACAATATGTATGGATATGACAATGATTGATGTGTCAGATATTCCTGATGCCTCTATTGGTGACGAGGTTGTTATATTTGGAAAGCAAGGGGAAGGCTTTATTTCCATTGATGAATTGGCAGATGCTTGCAATACAATAAATTATGAGATAATAACAGGGATAAACCCAAGTCTTTCTAGGATATATAAGAAATAA
- a CDS encoding UDP-N-acetylglucosamine--N-acetylmuramyl-(pentapeptide) pyrophosphoryl-undecaprenol N-acetylglucosamine transferase: protein MKIAIACGGTGGHIYPGIAIAEGIKEFKPFFITGKKGMACQIIKKSGFRVYVIPISFWKRRLFSLNTLGVIFSNIFCIIASFFILIKERPKAIIGMGGYPSFPPILAGFFLRIKRIIHEQNAKMGLANRLLSKIATSVAISYENTEFAPKNAIFTGCPIRREIGKIGRDDGFSFFGLKDKKTILVMGGSQGSSRINEVFFEAIPNLSEFQILWITGEKDYPTIKSRIQNPESRIFPFIFEMEYVYACANIIIGRAGAVSIAEIKRCGIPAILIPYPFSSDQHQLKNAEVLKDTIVIKEENLSKDSLLDAIFKIKDKEKFPIEVESTERFLELLYTEIKFVFKY, encoded by the coding sequence GTGAAAATAGCTATTGCTTGCGGTGGGACCGGAGGTCATATCTATCCAGGGATAGCCATAGCAGAAGGGATAAAGGAATTTAAGCCTTTCTTTATCACAGGAAAAAAAGGGATGGCTTGCCAAATAATCAAAAAATCTGGCTTTAGGGTTTATGTCATTCCCATATCATTTTGGAAAAGGAGGCTGTTTTCATTAAATACGCTAGGTGTTATATTTTCTAATATCTTCTGTATAATTGCCTCTTTTTTTATTCTCATCAAGGAAAGACCAAAGGCTATTATCGGAATGGGGGGCTATCCATCATTTCCACCTATCCTTGCAGGCTTTTTCCTTAGAATTAAAAGGATAATTCATGAACAGAATGCAAAGATGGGCTTGGCAAACAGGCTTCTTTCAAAAATTGCAACAAGTGTTGCCATATCTTATGAAAATACAGAATTTGCTCCCAAAAATGCAATATTTACCGGATGCCCAATAAGGAGGGAGATAGGAAAAATAGGAAGGGATGATGGGTTTTCATTCTTTGGCTTGAAGGATAAAAAAACAATCCTTGTAATGGGTGGCTCTCAGGGTTCATCAAGGATAAATGAGGTTTTTTTTGAGGCAATTCCAAACCTTTCAGAATTTCAGATCCTTTGGATAACCGGAGAAAAAGATTATCCAACAATAAAATCCAGAATCCAGAATCCAGAATCCCGAATATTTCCCTTCATATTTGAGATGGAATATGTCTATGCTTGTGCTAATATAATAATAGGAAGGGCAGGTGCTGTATCTATTGCTGAGATAAAAAGGTGTGGAATCCCAGCAATCCTTATTCCATATCCTTTTTCTTCTGACCAACACCAATTAAAGAATGCAGAAGTCCTAAAGGATACTATTGTTATTAAAGAGGAAAATCTTTCAAAAGATAGCCTTTTGGATGCCATTTTTAAAATAAAAGATAAAGAAAAATTTCCGATTGAGGTAGAAAGCACAGAGAGGTTTTTGGAATTGCTATATACTGAAATAAAATTTGTTTTCAAGTATTAA
- the rpmI gene encoding 50S ribosomal protein L35 yields the protein MPKLKSHSGMKKRVKITGSGRLMRNCSGNSHLATKKRKERKRRLSLKTSISKANIKAVKKLMG from the coding sequence ATGCCAAAATTAAAATCGCATAGTGGGATGAAGAAGAGGGTAAAGATAACAGGGAGTGGAAGGCTTATGAGAAATTGCTCTGGAAATAGCCATTTAGCCACAAAGAAAAGAAAAGAGAGAAAAAGAAGATTAAGCCTTAAAACCTCTATTTCAAAAGCAAACATAAAGGCTGTAAAGAAGCTTATGGGATGA
- a CDS encoding DNA recombination/repair protein RecA encodes MEQEKKKALEIALSQIEKNFGKGAVMRLGDSKAMEVEAIPTGALTLDMAIGV; translated from the coding sequence ATGGAACAAGAAAAAAAGAAGGCACTAGAAATTGCCCTATCCCAGATTGAGAAGAATTTTGGAAAGGGTGCGGTAATGAGATTGGGCGATTCCAAGGCAATGGAGGTTGAGGCAATTCCAACCGGAGCATTAACCCTGGATATGGCAATTGGTGT
- a CDS encoding FliM/FliN family flagellar motor switch protein, whose translation MENKNAPTIHPVSFSVLKKEKTQEGQGEITSFGDVPIKVSVEIGRTKKYVKDVVNMKEGEIYALDKLTGEPFDILANGKIIAKGQIVVINDIVGIRVTELVNE comes from the coding sequence ATGGAAAATAAAAACGCACCAACAATACACCCTGTTTCTTTCTCAGTTTTAAAAAAAGAAAAAACACAAGAAGGTCAGGGAGAAATAACATCATTTGGCGATGTTCCCATTAAAGTAAGCGTTGAGATTGGAAGGACAAAGAAATATGTAAAGGATGTAGTGAATATGAAGGAAGGCGAGATATATGCGCTTGATAAATTGACGGGTGAGCCATTTGATATCCTTGCAAATGGGAAGATAATAGCAAAAGGACAGATTGTTGTTATAAATGACATTGTGGGAATTAGGGTAACAGAATTGGTAAATGAATAA